In the Streptomyces fradiae ATCC 10745 = DSM 40063 genome, one interval contains:
- a CDS encoding gas vesicle protein K has translation MELDPDSVERDLARLVLTVIELLRQLMERQALRRVEDGDLTEDQEERIGTTLMLLEDRMEILRTRFGLEPEDLNIDLGPLGPLL, from the coding sequence GTGGAGCTGGACCCGGACTCCGTCGAGCGGGACCTGGCCCGGCTCGTCCTGACCGTGATCGAGCTGCTGCGCCAGCTCATGGAGCGCCAGGCCCTGCGCCGCGTGGAGGACGGGGACCTGACGGAGGACCAGGAGGAGCGGATCGGCACGACGCTGATGCTGCTGGAGGACCGCATGGAGATCCTGCGCACCCGCTTCGGCCTGGAACCGGAGGACCTGAACATCGACCTGGGGCCACTCGGCCCCCTGCTGTGA
- a CDS encoding GvpL/GvpF family gas vesicle protein has translation MSTYVYGIARSSHPALPEKTGGVGDPPGPVRVLTEGPLAALVSDAPEGLRPKRRDLLAHQNVLAAAGEGGTVLPLRFGGVSPDDDAVRTVLREREAHYLERLESLDGKVEYNLKAAHDEEAVLHQVLADNPELRALSQEQQAAGGGTYEQKLALGERVAAAVKHREARDAVLVQEALEKAAVECRPGPEGTGRLANLSFLVEKERAGDFTAAVEALGRDHGHLTLQVHGPLPPYSFVE, from the coding sequence GTGAGCACCTACGTCTACGGCATAGCCCGCAGCTCCCACCCGGCGCTCCCGGAGAAGACCGGCGGCGTCGGCGACCCGCCCGGCCCCGTGCGCGTCCTCACCGAAGGCCCGCTGGCCGCCCTCGTCAGCGACGCCCCGGAGGGGCTGCGCCCCAAGCGGCGCGACCTGCTCGCCCACCAGAACGTCCTGGCCGCGGCCGGCGAGGGCGGCACGGTGCTGCCCCTGCGGTTCGGCGGGGTCTCCCCCGACGACGACGCCGTGCGGACCGTGCTGCGGGAGCGCGAGGCGCACTACCTGGAGCGGCTGGAGAGCCTCGACGGCAAGGTCGAGTACAACCTGAAGGCCGCCCACGACGAGGAGGCCGTGCTCCACCAGGTACTGGCCGACAACCCCGAGCTGCGGGCGCTCAGCCAGGAGCAGCAGGCCGCGGGCGGCGGCACGTACGAGCAGAAGCTGGCGCTCGGCGAGCGCGTCGCGGCGGCCGTCAAGCACCGGGAGGCGCGCGACGCGGTCCTGGTGCAGGAGGCCCTGGAGAAGGCCGCGGTGGAGTGCCGGCCCGGACCCGAGGGCACCGGGCGGCTGGCGAACCTGTCCTTCCTCGTGGAGAAGGAGCGGGCCGGCGACTTCACGGCCGCCGTCGAGGCGCTCGGCCGCGACCACGGCCACCTGACGCTGCAGGTCCACGGGCCGCTCCCGCCGTACAGCTTCGTGGAGTAG
- a CDS encoding glycosyltransferase family 2 protein, translated as MVDVSVVVPCFDEGEVVGDFHAAVVAALEPTGAVFEIAYVDDGSRDATVERLRELAGADGRVRYTSFSRNFGKEAAMLAGMRMARGDCVVLMDADLQHPPELLPRMLELRRHGYDQVVARRDRTGEGAVRKALSRAYYRLVRRFMEVEVVDGAGDFRLLSRRAVDAVLSLPESNRFSKGLFSWIGFDTVTFRYENAARAAGVSKWGGRRLLNYGIDGLLSFNSRPLRLAVHTGLWLFLSALAYAVWIVANALLDGVDTPGYATLITAIVGLSGVQLATLGVIGEYVGRIYHEAKRRPHYVVRETERDAPGRPAGPSPGTAARAARH; from the coding sequence ATGGTGGATGTATCGGTCGTCGTCCCGTGCTTCGACGAGGGCGAGGTGGTCGGCGACTTCCACGCGGCGGTGGTGGCCGCGCTGGAGCCGACCGGGGCGGTCTTCGAGATCGCCTACGTGGACGACGGCAGCCGCGACGCGACGGTGGAGCGGCTGCGGGAGCTCGCGGGCGCCGACGGGCGGGTGCGGTACACCTCGTTCAGCCGGAACTTCGGCAAGGAGGCGGCCATGCTCGCCGGGATGCGCATGGCGCGGGGTGACTGCGTCGTCCTGATGGACGCCGACCTCCAGCACCCGCCGGAGCTGCTGCCGCGCATGCTGGAGCTGCGCCGGCACGGCTACGACCAGGTGGTGGCGCGCCGGGACCGCACCGGCGAGGGCGCGGTCCGCAAGGCACTCAGCCGCGCCTACTACCGGCTGGTGCGGCGGTTCATGGAGGTGGAGGTCGTCGACGGGGCCGGGGACTTCCGGCTGCTGTCGCGGCGCGCCGTGGACGCGGTGCTGTCGCTGCCGGAGAGCAACCGCTTCTCCAAGGGCCTGTTCTCGTGGATCGGCTTCGACACGGTCACCTTCCGCTACGAGAACGCGGCGCGGGCGGCGGGCGTGTCCAAGTGGGGCGGCAGGCGGCTGCTGAACTACGGCATCGACGGGCTGCTGTCGTTCAACAGCCGCCCGCTGCGCCTGGCCGTCCACACGGGGCTGTGGCTGTTCCTGTCGGCCCTCGCGTACGCGGTGTGGATCGTGGCGAACGCGCTGCTCGACGGGGTGGACACGCCCGGCTACGCCACGCTGATCACGGCGATCGTGGGGCTGAGCGGGGTGCAGCTCGCGACCCTCGGGGTGATCGGCGAGTACGTCGGGCGGATCTACCACGAGGCGAAGCGGCGCCCGCACTACGTGGTGCGGGAGACCGAGCGGGACGCCCCGGGCCGCCCCGCCGGCCCCTCCCCCGGCACCGCCGCGCGCGCCGCCCGGCACTGA
- a CDS encoding WhiB family transcriptional regulator: MEDWRQSAACRDEDPDLFFPVGTSGPAVMQAEEAKRVCAGCPVREQCLRWALDAGQDFGVWGGTSEDERRALRRREARAARRAAG; the protein is encoded by the coding sequence GTGGAGGACTGGCGACAGTCGGCCGCGTGCCGAGACGAGGACCCGGACCTGTTCTTCCCGGTGGGCACCAGCGGCCCCGCCGTGATGCAGGCGGAGGAGGCCAAGCGCGTCTGCGCCGGCTGCCCCGTGCGCGAGCAGTGCCTGCGGTGGGCGCTGGACGCCGGGCAGGACTTCGGCGTCTGGGGCGGTACGAGCGAGGACGAGCGCCGCGCGCTGCGGCGCCGCGAGGCCCGTGCCGCCCGCCGCGCCGCCGGGTGA
- a CDS encoding lytic polysaccharide monooxygenase auxiliary activity family 9 protein produces the protein MSLSKTTRTAAAAAAVAPLLIVLTPAQASAHGTMYGPVSRVAACYAEGPEHPDTQVCKDLVATSGTQPLYDWNEVNIANANGQHRQLIPDGKLCSANREKYKALDWGRTDWAATPVSAGPLHFRYRVTAAHPGTMTVYITKEGYDPTKPLKWSDLEQTPVAVANVARTAPTGWYEFDGNLPQRTGRHILYKIWQRNDSPEAFYSCSDVTYSGARAASVPKAPTEQQIEAGLSKSTVSHHGHGGDTTAQERNVLPQTLASVAAAGITAACFLTTRRRRAS, from the coding sequence ATGTCACTGAGCAAGACCACCCGCACAGCGGCGGCAGCCGCCGCGGTGGCCCCCCTGCTGATCGTCCTGACCCCCGCGCAGGCGTCGGCGCACGGCACGATGTACGGCCCCGTCAGCCGGGTCGCGGCCTGCTACGCCGAGGGCCCCGAGCACCCGGACACCCAGGTGTGCAAGGACCTGGTCGCGACGAGCGGCACCCAGCCGCTCTACGACTGGAACGAGGTCAACATCGCCAACGCCAACGGGCAGCACCGCCAGCTGATCCCCGACGGCAAGCTGTGCTCCGCCAACCGCGAGAAGTACAAGGCGCTCGACTGGGGCCGCACCGACTGGGCCGCCACGCCCGTCTCCGCCGGCCCGCTGCACTTCAGGTACCGCGTCACCGCCGCCCACCCCGGCACGATGACCGTCTACATCACCAAGGAGGGATACGACCCCACCAAGCCGCTGAAGTGGTCGGACCTCGAACAGACCCCGGTCGCCGTGGCGAACGTCGCCCGGACCGCGCCGACGGGCTGGTACGAGTTCGACGGCAACCTCCCGCAGCGCACCGGCCGCCACATCCTCTACAAGATCTGGCAGCGCAACGACAGCCCCGAGGCGTTCTACAGCTGCTCCGACGTCACGTACTCCGGGGCGAGGGCCGCCTCCGTCCCGAAGGCGCCGACCGAGCAGCAGATCGAGGCGGGCCTGTCCAAGTCGACCGTCAGCCACCACGGCCACGGCGGTGACACGACCGCGCAGGAGCGCAACGTGCTGCCGCAGACCCTGGCCAGCGTGGCCGCCGCCGGCATCACCGCGGCCTGCTTCCTCACCACCCGCCGCCGCAGGGCCTCCTGA
- a CDS encoding FUSC family protein, whose product MTWLRSLKETARAGLTVERRRLQPLPALRAAAGLALVVLAGAAIGGPAMAASSAFGAFQAGIATFQRSWRPRPTLALASGLTLAVSTFLGYLCGGHPAWFLALLALWTFLSGLAWTAGPSVGVIASSNVAIMLVTVTLPTSVADAAVHAAVIAGGGVVQAALVVLFPVRRWGPQRDALADALAAVADYARRLRRDPYAPFDPAPLMTARNAAAVTWRQARRRPGELHGLRGLAERIRPVLASLADPVVGVAREGPGRDRVRELLDAAGAVLDAAARAVRRGERLEVPPGALAALRTPDTPSVLERAPARRAAARLAALLDEVVAAAAPGGRRPGPEALRARPGLLRLVPGAVRDVAAEVRRPDSPYLRHAVRVTVVTSTGYLLGTALPFGHGYWAPLAAVMSMRPDFGQTYARAVARFAGTLVGVALATGVGRLADPGAYASAGLAVGAAFAVYLLLPSGQAPVQVFISAYVVFLLGMAGEEWTQTVPERVVLTLLGGALAMLSYALFPAWETPRLRARLADWAAAAGRYGAEVLERFARPDRPPTGAVRQALLDLRAARAAWRDALDRAAHEPVRHRGPSPAVTEAAQAAVGRFTRAAMVLEAHLPDRTAAPSAGAAALAEALRRAAERCPADVRERRPPCWDEVRAAFDAAEASDDPVVRAGAREMVRALEELGEALAAERGDALGAGGS is encoded by the coding sequence ATGACGTGGCTCCGCTCCCTCAAGGAGACCGCTCGCGCGGGTCTCACGGTCGAGCGGCGACGGCTCCAGCCGCTGCCCGCCCTGCGCGCCGCCGCCGGACTGGCGCTGGTGGTGCTGGCCGGAGCGGCCATCGGCGGTCCGGCGATGGCGGCCAGCTCCGCGTTCGGCGCGTTCCAGGCGGGCATCGCCACGTTCCAGCGGAGCTGGCGCCCGCGCCCGACGCTGGCGCTGGCGTCGGGGCTCACCCTGGCCGTGTCCACGTTCCTCGGCTACCTCTGCGGCGGGCACCCCGCGTGGTTCCTGGCCCTGCTCGCGCTCTGGACGTTCCTGTCGGGCCTGGCCTGGACGGCGGGCCCGTCCGTGGGGGTGATCGCCTCGTCCAACGTGGCGATCATGCTGGTGACGGTCACCCTGCCCACCTCGGTCGCGGACGCGGCCGTGCACGCGGCGGTGATCGCGGGGGGCGGTGTGGTGCAGGCCGCGCTGGTCGTGCTCTTCCCGGTGCGCCGCTGGGGGCCGCAGCGGGACGCGCTGGCCGACGCCCTGGCGGCCGTGGCCGACTACGCGCGGCGGCTGCGCCGGGACCCGTACGCGCCCTTCGACCCCGCCCCGCTGATGACGGCCCGCAACGCCGCCGCCGTCACCTGGCGGCAGGCCCGCCGCCGCCCCGGCGAACTACACGGCCTGCGCGGGCTCGCGGAGCGGATCCGCCCCGTGCTGGCCTCGCTCGCCGACCCCGTGGTGGGCGTGGCGCGGGAGGGCCCCGGCCGCGACCGGGTGCGGGAGCTGCTGGACGCGGCCGGGGCGGTGCTGGACGCGGCGGCGCGGGCGGTCCGGCGCGGCGAGCGGCTGGAGGTGCCGCCCGGCGCGCTCGCCGCGCTGCGCACCCCCGATACGCCGTCCGTGCTGGAGCGGGCGCCCGCCCGGCGGGCCGCGGCCCGGCTCGCCGCGCTGCTCGACGAGGTGGTGGCCGCGGCGGCGCCCGGGGGGCGGCGGCCGGGACCGGAGGCGCTGCGGGCGCGGCCGGGGCTGCTGCGGCTGGTCCCCGGCGCCGTGCGGGACGTCGCGGCCGAGGTGCGCAGGCCCGACTCGCCGTACCTGCGGCACGCGGTGCGGGTGACGGTGGTCACCTCGACCGGGTACCTGCTCGGGACGGCGCTGCCGTTCGGGCACGGCTACTGGGCGCCGCTGGCCGCCGTGATGTCGATGCGGCCGGACTTCGGCCAGACGTACGCGCGTGCCGTGGCCCGGTTCGCCGGGACGCTGGTGGGCGTGGCGCTGGCGACGGGCGTGGGGCGGCTGGCGGATCCCGGCGCGTACGCGTCGGCGGGGCTGGCCGTCGGCGCCGCGTTCGCCGTGTACCTGCTGCTGCCGTCCGGTCAGGCGCCCGTGCAGGTGTTCATCTCGGCGTACGTGGTGTTCCTGCTCGGCATGGCGGGCGAGGAGTGGACGCAGACCGTTCCGGAGCGGGTGGTGCTGACCCTGCTGGGCGGGGCGCTGGCGATGCTGTCGTACGCCCTGTTCCCGGCGTGGGAGACGCCGCGGCTGCGGGCCCGGCTGGCCGACTGGGCGGCGGCCGCGGGCCGGTACGGGGCGGAGGTGCTGGAGCGGTTCGCGCGTCCGGACCGGCCGCCGACGGGCGCGGTGCGGCAGGCCCTGCTGGACCTGCGGGCGGCACGGGCGGCCTGGCGGGACGCGCTGGACCGGGCGGCGCACGAGCCGGTGCGGCACCGGGGCCCGTCCCCGGCGGTGACCGAGGCGGCGCAGGCGGCGGTCGGCCGGTTCACGCGGGCTGCGATGGTGCTGGAGGCGCACCTGCCGGACCGGACGGCCGCCCCGTCGGCGGGGGCGGCGGCGCTGGCGGAGGCGCTGCGCCGGGCGGCCGAGCGGTGCCCGGCGGATGTGCGGGAGCGGCGTCCGCCGTGCTGGGACGAGGTGCGGGCGGCGTTCGACGCGGCGGAGGCGTCGGACGATCCGGTGGTGCGGGCGGGGGCGCGGGAGATGGTCCGGGCGCTGGAGGAGCTCGGGGAGGCGCTGGCGGCGGAGCGGGGCGACGCCCTCGGCGCCGGGGGAAGCTGA
- a CDS encoding gas vesicle protein, which translates to MSVEQQRVALVDLLDRLLAGGVVLTGDLTLSIADVDLVRVDLKALISAVNDEVPVPWEQPV; encoded by the coding sequence GTGAGCGTGGAGCAGCAGCGGGTCGCCCTGGTGGACCTGCTGGACCGGCTGCTCGCGGGCGGTGTGGTCCTCACCGGCGACCTGACGCTGAGCATCGCGGACGTCGATCTCGTACGGGTCGACCTGAAGGCCCTGATCAGCGCCGTCAACGACGAGGTGCCCGTGCCGTGGGAGCAGCCGGTATGA
- the gvpJ gene encoding gas vesicle protein GvpJ translates to MTVETTRPATGGSGGSSGLYDVLELVLDRGLVIDAFVRVSLVGIEILKVDVRVVVASVDTYLRFAEACNRLDLETGRKAPAQLTDVVDGVSQSGARGKTKGALQGAAQTVSETLGRSSSRQQKKDKEEEEQEK, encoded by the coding sequence ATGACCGTAGAGACCACACGTCCGGCCACGGGCGGATCCGGCGGCAGCAGCGGCCTGTACGACGTCCTCGAACTCGTCCTCGACCGCGGCCTCGTCATCGACGCGTTCGTCCGCGTCTCGCTCGTCGGCATCGAGATCCTCAAGGTCGACGTCCGTGTCGTCGTCGCCAGCGTCGACACCTACCTGCGCTTCGCCGAGGCCTGCAACCGCCTCGACCTGGAGACCGGCCGCAAGGCGCCCGCCCAGCTCACGGACGTCGTCGACGGCGTCAGCCAGTCCGGCGCCCGCGGCAAGACGAAGGGCGCCCTGCAGGGCGCCGCGCAGACCGTGTCCGAGACGCTCGGCCGCTCGTCGTCCCGGCAGCAGAAGAAGGACAAGGAAGAGGAGGAGCAGGAGAAGTGA
- a CDS encoding gas vesicle protein GvpO produces MRAPRDGNPEAVMAKATEILLLASEQLAQLTGNTPESVSSFQKTDDGWQLTVEVVELERIPDTTSLIASYEVELDDEGDVTGYRRVRRYERGRADGGR; encoded by the coding sequence TTGCGCGCCCCACGAGACGGCAACCCGGAGGCGGTCATGGCCAAAGCAACCGAGATCCTGCTGCTCGCCAGCGAGCAGCTCGCCCAACTCACCGGCAACACCCCGGAGTCCGTGTCCTCCTTCCAGAAGACCGACGACGGCTGGCAGTTGACCGTGGAGGTCGTCGAGCTGGAGCGCATCCCGGACACGACGAGCCTCATCGCGTCGTACGAGGTGGAACTCGACGACGAGGGCGACGTCACCGGGTACCGGCGCGTCCGCCGCTACGAGCGCGGCCGGGCGGACGGCGGTCGCTGA
- a CDS encoding GvpL/GvpF family gas vesicle protein, whose protein sequence is MTTTPTPPLRYVYAVCRPFGGVLPEGAAGITGEPPRLLHHDGLVAVVDAVPAEEFDEGPLRARLEDLDWLSATARGHDAVVASLTAVTSPLPLRLATVCRDDSGVRRLLDEGRDRFVRALERLDGRVEWGVKVHARKEATAGPRTPAGSPSGAVGGREYLRRRLRERDGREEARRRAEAVGRELHARLSAYAEATAVHPPQDSRLTGDAEAVNVLNAAYLVPRERAEGFVALVGEVADSDGVRVELTGPWAAYSFAGIAEAAEPGTGTAGPEPSGPAPEASGAASGPGGAREGAA, encoded by the coding sequence ATGACCACCACCCCCACCCCGCCCCTGCGGTACGTGTACGCCGTGTGCCGCCCCTTCGGCGGCGTCCTCCCGGAGGGCGCCGCCGGGATCACCGGCGAACCGCCCCGGCTGCTGCACCACGACGGCCTGGTCGCCGTGGTGGACGCGGTGCCCGCCGAGGAGTTCGACGAGGGGCCGCTGCGCGCCCGCCTGGAGGACCTCGACTGGCTGTCGGCCACCGCGCGCGGCCACGACGCCGTGGTGGCGTCGCTGACCGCCGTCACCTCCCCGCTGCCGCTGCGGCTCGCCACGGTGTGCCGCGACGACAGCGGCGTGCGGCGCCTGCTGGACGAGGGGCGCGACCGGTTCGTCCGGGCCCTGGAGCGGCTGGACGGGCGGGTCGAGTGGGGGGTGAAGGTGCACGCGCGCAAGGAGGCGACCGCGGGGCCGCGCACACCCGCCGGGTCGCCGTCCGGCGCGGTCGGCGGACGGGAGTACCTGCGGCGGCGGCTGCGGGAGCGCGACGGCCGGGAGGAGGCGCGGCGGCGCGCCGAGGCGGTGGGCCGGGAACTGCACGCCCGGCTCTCCGCGTACGCCGAGGCGACGGCCGTGCACCCTCCGCAGGATTCCCGGCTGACCGGGGACGCGGAGGCGGTGAACGTCCTGAACGCCGCCTACCTCGTGCCCCGCGAGCGGGCCGAGGGCTTCGTCGCGCTCGTCGGCGAGGTGGCGGACTCCGACGGGGTGCGGGTCGAGCTGACCGGGCCGTGGGCGGCGTACTCCTTCGCCGGCATCGCGGAGGCGGCGGAGCCGGGTACCGGGACGGCCGGGCCGGAGCCCTCGGGACCTGCCCCGGAGGCGTCCGGGGCCGCGTCCGGACCGGGCGGGGCGCGGGAGGGCGCGGCGTGA
- a CDS encoding gas vesicle protein: MTTPGRPPAPFASDGGGSNLADILERVLDKGVVIAGDIRINLLDIELLTIKLRLVVASVERAEEMGIDWWRHDPALSSHARRDSLASENEELRRRLAELEERTA, translated from the coding sequence ATGACGACACCCGGCCGCCCGCCCGCCCCGTTCGCCTCCGACGGAGGGGGTTCCAACCTCGCCGACATCCTGGAGCGCGTCCTCGACAAGGGCGTGGTCATCGCGGGCGACATCCGCATCAACCTGCTCGACATCGAGCTGCTCACCATCAAGCTGCGGCTCGTCGTCGCCTCGGTGGAGCGCGCCGAGGAGATGGGCATCGACTGGTGGCGCCACGACCCGGCGCTGTCCTCGCACGCCCGGCGCGACTCGCTGGCGAGCGAGAACGAGGAGCTGCGTCGGCGCCTCGCCGAACTGGAGGAGCGTACGGCATGA
- a CDS encoding gas vesicle protein GvpG codes for MGLLGELLLLPAAPVRGTAWVLRQVLAEAERQYYDPATVRRELARLTERLEAGEIDDETFDRLEDELLDRLEKGAEGP; via the coding sequence ATGGGGCTGCTCGGAGAGCTGCTCCTGCTGCCGGCGGCGCCCGTGCGCGGCACCGCGTGGGTGCTGCGGCAGGTGCTCGCGGAGGCGGAGCGGCAGTACTACGACCCGGCCACCGTCCGCCGCGAGCTCGCCCGCCTCACCGAGCGCCTGGAGGCCGGGGAGATCGACGACGAGACGTTCGACCGCCTGGAGGACGAACTCCTCGACCGACTGGAGAAAGGGGCCGAAGGCCCATGA
- a CDS encoding SpoIIE family protein phosphatase, which translates to MDTPLRTFTESPEDPFSLHRAAAAVLDARGTVVGWSALAGELLGYRPRDVIGRAARDVLIAPGDRRAAAAAVRSCTGAGGWFGVLPVRRKDGGTLRLGFRARLVVREGDREEWFLVGAPADEVVQWETDRSLLDGFFRRCPIGIAVHGPELDILRVNRAIARFADAPAESLRGARMGDFLVPTDARTAERALRSVVESGRPLIFTEQPARMRTDPPGRERFVAVSAFRMQDPAGEVLGVTQIVEDVTDRERARRRLALLNDASERIGTTLDVTRTAQELARVAVPGLADCVAVDLLEPVVAGGEPGPAASGRLCRAALSCVTDRPPPAVRRADGEAVFAPDPVQARVLRERRPVLETGLAGAAPAAPGAEADAHSLVAVPLSARGALLGVVSMWRAYRPDAFEEDDLTLAAEFAARAAVSIDNARRYTQQRTAALSLQRSLLPAQVPEHPAVEVAHRYLPAGGVTDVGGDWFDVIPLSGARVALVVGDVVGHGVPAAATMGRLRTAVHTLAGLDLEPDEVLSQLDDLVGRIAGEQQARGPDAGEQIVGASCLYAVYDPVSRRCSLARAGHPPPVVVTPGGRPVLAGLPEGPPLGLGGLPFESTEFELPEGSLLALYTDGLVESGRCDVDDGLELLYGVLGGPERDLDALCAAVTRTVLPEHPTDDMAVLLARTRVLGDDRVATWELPAEPTAAQRARRLTADQLTEWGLHDLVFTTELIVSELVTNAYRYASGPLRLRLIRDPALICEVSDGSTTAPHLRRARTTDEGGRGLFLVAQLTERWGARYTRDGKTVWTEQPLPDGRGPLPAAGTGGR; encoded by the coding sequence ATGGACACGCCGCTGCGAACGTTCACCGAGAGCCCGGAGGACCCCTTCTCGCTGCACCGGGCGGCCGCGGCCGTCCTCGACGCGCGCGGGACGGTCGTCGGCTGGAGCGCTCTCGCCGGGGAACTGCTCGGCTACCGGCCGCGGGACGTCATCGGCCGCGCCGCGCGGGACGTGCTGATCGCCCCCGGCGACCGCCGGGCCGCCGCGGCGGCGGTCCGCTCCTGCACGGGGGCGGGCGGCTGGTTCGGGGTGCTGCCGGTGCGCCGCAAGGACGGGGGGACGCTGCGGCTGGGCTTCCGCGCGCGGCTCGTCGTGCGGGAGGGGGACCGCGAGGAGTGGTTCCTGGTGGGCGCCCCGGCGGACGAGGTGGTCCAGTGGGAGACCGACCGGTCGCTGCTGGACGGCTTCTTCCGCCGCTGCCCCATCGGTATCGCCGTGCACGGTCCCGAACTGGACATCCTGCGGGTGAACCGGGCCATCGCCCGGTTCGCGGACGCGCCCGCCGAGTCGCTGCGCGGGGCGCGGATGGGTGACTTCCTGGTGCCGACCGACGCGCGGACCGCGGAGCGCGCGCTGCGGTCGGTCGTGGAGAGCGGACGTCCGCTGATCTTCACCGAGCAGCCGGCCAGGATGCGCACCGACCCGCCCGGCCGGGAGCGCTTCGTGGCCGTCTCGGCGTTCCGCATGCAGGACCCGGCGGGCGAGGTGCTGGGCGTCACGCAGATCGTGGAGGACGTGACCGACCGGGAGCGGGCCCGGCGGCGGCTCGCCCTGCTGAACGACGCCAGCGAGCGCATCGGCACGACGCTCGACGTCACCCGTACGGCTCAGGAGCTGGCGCGGGTCGCGGTTCCGGGGCTCGCGGACTGCGTGGCCGTCGACCTGCTGGAGCCGGTCGTAGCGGGCGGCGAGCCGGGCCCGGCCGCGTCGGGGCGGCTGTGCCGGGCGGCGCTGAGCTGCGTCACGGACAGGCCGCCGCCCGCGGTGCGGCGGGCGGACGGCGAGGCGGTGTTCGCACCGGACCCGGTGCAGGCGCGGGTCCTGCGGGAGCGCCGGCCGGTCCTGGAGACGGGCCTGGCGGGCGCGGCACCCGCGGCGCCGGGGGCGGAGGCGGACGCGCACTCGCTGGTCGCGGTGCCGCTCAGCGCGCGGGGCGCCCTGCTGGGCGTGGTGAGCATGTGGCGGGCGTACCGGCCGGACGCGTTCGAGGAGGACGACCTGACCCTGGCGGCGGAGTTCGCGGCGCGTGCCGCGGTCTCCATCGACAACGCCCGCCGCTACACACAGCAGCGGACGGCGGCGCTGTCGCTGCAGCGCAGCCTCCTGCCGGCGCAGGTGCCGGAGCACCCCGCGGTGGAGGTCGCCCACCGCTACCTGCCGGCGGGCGGGGTGACGGACGTCGGCGGCGACTGGTTCGACGTGATCCCGCTGTCCGGCGCCCGGGTCGCCCTGGTCGTCGGGGACGTGGTCGGGCACGGCGTCCCGGCGGCGGCGACGATGGGGCGGCTGCGCACGGCGGTGCACACGCTGGCCGGGCTCGACCTGGAGCCGGACGAGGTGCTGTCCCAGCTGGACGACCTGGTGGGGCGGATCGCCGGGGAGCAGCAGGCGAGGGGCCCGGACGCCGGGGAGCAGATCGTGGGCGCCAGCTGCCTGTACGCCGTGTACGACCCGGTGTCGCGGCGCTGCTCGCTGGCGCGGGCCGGGCATCCGCCGCCGGTGGTGGTGACCCCGGGCGGGCGGCCGGTGCTCGCCGGGCTGCCGGAGGGGCCGCCGCTCGGGCTCGGCGGGCTGCCGTTCGAGAGCACCGAGTTCGAACTGCCGGAGGGCAGCCTGCTCGCGCTGTACACGGACGGGCTCGTCGAGTCGGGCCGGTGCGACGTGGACGACGGCCTGGAGCTGCTGTACGGCGTGCTGGGCGGCCCGGAGCGGGACCTGGACGCGCTGTGCGCCGCGGTGACGCGGACCGTGCTGCCCGAGCACCCCACCGACGACATGGCCGTCCTGCTGGCGCGGACCCGGGTCCTCGGCGACGACCGGGTGGCCACCTGGGAGCTGCCGGCCGAGCCGACGGCGGCCCAGCGGGCACGGCGGCTGACGGCGGACCAGCTGACGGAGTGGGGGCTGCACGACCTGGTGTTCACCACGGAGCTGATCGTGAGCGAACTGGTGACCAACGCCTACCGGTACGCCTCCGGGCCGCTGCGGCTCCGGCTGATCCGCGACCCCGCCCTGATCTGCGAGGTGTCCGACGGCAGTACGACCGCCCCGCACCTGCGCCGGGCCCGCACGACCGACGAGGGCGGGCGCGGGCTGTTCCTGGTCGCCCAGCTCACCGAGCGGTGGGGGGCCCGCTACACCCGCGACGGCAAGACGGTGTGGACGGAGCAGCCCCTCCCCGACGGTCGCGGGCCGCTCCCCGCCGCGGGTACGGGCGGCCGCTGA
- a CDS encoding GlsB/YeaQ/YmgE family stress response membrane protein codes for MGIIAWILIGLLAGMIAKALMPGRDPGGIIITMLIGIAGGLLGGWLGKVLFGVDSIDGFFDLSTWIAAIAGSVILLALYRLFTGSNRSSRHA; via the coding sequence ATGGGCATCATCGCGTGGATCCTCATCGGCCTGCTCGCCGGCATGATCGCCAAGGCCCTGATGCCGGGGCGCGACCCCGGCGGCATCATCATCACGATGCTCATCGGCATCGCCGGCGGCCTGCTGGGCGGCTGGCTGGGCAAGGTCCTCTTCGGGGTCGACTCCATCGACGGGTTCTTCGACCTCTCCACCTGGATCGCCGCCATCGCCGGCTCGGTGATCCTGCTGGCCCTGTACCGCCTGTTCACCGGTTCGAACCGGTCCAGCCGGCACGCCTGA